A single Haloglycomyces albus DSM 45210 DNA region contains:
- a CDS encoding isoprenyl transferase, with translation MARHYEPPKPHPTGAQPPSIPASVLPKHVALVMDGNGRWAKQRGKKRTEGHAEGESSLFDVIEGAIEMGITTLSAFAFSTENWRRSPDEVAWLMGFNRDVIHRRRDELNAMGVRIRWAGRRPKLWKSVIDELLVAEDMSRDNDKLTLQFCVNYGGRAEVADAAAALAVDVRDGKVNPDKVTEKVFARYLYNPDLPDVDLFVRSSGEQRISNCMLWQLAYAEFEFMDVLWPDFDRRHLWKAVENFARRDRRFGTA, from the coding sequence GTGGCTCGACACTATGAACCACCGAAACCGCATCCGACGGGCGCCCAACCGCCCTCCATTCCCGCCTCGGTGCTTCCCAAACACGTTGCCCTGGTCATGGACGGCAACGGCCGTTGGGCCAAGCAGCGCGGAAAGAAGCGTACGGAAGGGCATGCCGAGGGGGAGTCCTCGCTCTTCGACGTCATCGAGGGAGCCATAGAGATGGGCATCACCACTCTCTCGGCCTTTGCCTTCTCCACGGAGAACTGGCGGCGTTCCCCCGACGAGGTGGCCTGGCTGATGGGATTCAACCGCGATGTGATTCATCGTCGCAGAGACGAACTCAATGCGATGGGCGTGCGGATTCGCTGGGCGGGGCGTCGTCCAAAACTCTGGAAAAGCGTCATCGACGAGCTGCTGGTGGCGGAGGACATGAGTCGAGATAACGATAAGTTGACCTTGCAGTTCTGCGTGAATTACGGCGGTCGCGCCGAAGTAGCGGATGCCGCGGCGGCGTTGGCGGTGGACGTGCGCGATGGAAAGGTCAATCCCGACAAGGTGACCGAAAAGGTCTTCGCGCGTTATCTCTACAACCCCGACCTGCCGGATGTGGACCTTTTCGTACGGTCCTCGGGCGAACAGCGCATCTCCAACTGCATGTTGTGGCAGCTTGCCTATGCGGAATTCGAGTTCATGGACGTGCTGTGGCCCGATTTCGATCGGAGGCACCTGTGGAAGGCCGTGGAGAACTTCGCCAGGCGCGATCGCCGTTTCGGAACCGCTTGA
- the recO gene encoding DNA repair protein RecO, whose product MALGTRRLLRDDVLVLRTYKLGEADTIVSMFGRNLGRFRAVAKGLRRTGSKFGSRLAPFCHVDVQLIEGRGDLHTVSQAVGLHLNSGVISQRWESYTVACVISEATERLVPEDGQADPDIFQLSGGALRALAETDFNPFLIRDSYLLRGMKAAGWAPSLSECAVCGREGDHRAFAVAAGGAVCSECRPGKSVVPSADAHRLLRALDAGDWRTAHEVGPVEQREVAGLVAAHFQWHSQRGLSTLRYAQR is encoded by the coding sequence ATGGCCTTGGGGACCCGACGACTGCTTCGCGACGACGTGCTCGTCCTGCGTACCTATAAACTGGGCGAAGCCGACACCATCGTCTCCATGTTCGGGCGCAATCTCGGTCGATTCCGCGCCGTTGCCAAGGGACTGCGTCGTACCGGGTCCAAGTTCGGGTCGCGACTCGCCCCCTTCTGCCATGTCGACGTGCAGCTCATCGAGGGTCGCGGCGATCTGCATACCGTCAGTCAAGCGGTGGGGCTCCACCTCAACAGCGGGGTCATCAGCCAACGGTGGGAGTCCTACACCGTCGCCTGCGTCATCAGCGAAGCCACCGAACGATTGGTTCCCGAAGACGGTCAGGCGGACCCCGACATCTTCCAGCTCTCCGGCGGTGCGTTGCGCGCCTTGGCGGAGACCGACTTCAATCCCTTTCTGATCCGTGACTCCTACCTGCTTCGCGGCATGAAGGCGGCCGGATGGGCACCGTCGTTGTCCGAGTGCGCCGTGTGCGGGCGGGAAGGTGACCATCGAGCCTTCGCCGTGGCCGCCGGGGGCGCCGTCTGCTCCGAATGTCGTCCCGGTAAATCCGTTGTGCCCAGTGCGGACGCCCACCGCCTGTTGCGCGCCCTCGACGCAGGAGATTGGCGCACCGCCCACGAGGTGGGCCCGGTGGAGCAGAGAGAGGTCGCCGGCCTGGTGGCCGCGCATTTCCAATGGCATTCGCAGCGTGGACTGTCCACCCTGCGTTACGCACAGCGTTAA
- the ppc gene encoding phosphoenolpyruvate carboxylase, which translates to MDFYDSQAAIDDKQMRADIRRLGNLLGQTLVRQEGPQLLELVEDVRSLVRADPDAVQARLARLDSAEEVDLARAFSMYFHLANITEQVHRARDMRRQRQESGGWLAQARDDIESAGLDAKQIAAAADRLEVRPVFTAHPTEASRRSILTKMRAIADLLDAETAERAVIGSADSDEVDGRLAEVIDMLWQTDELRVERPEPTDEARNAVYYLTDLYRDAAGRVLSDLSTTLKSIGAHPRPDSALLSFGTWIGGDRDGNPFVTPEVTEQVLIIQHEHGIAAAEGAVAELVREISVSDAVRPAARNLVESVEADLDVIDVPKRYRRVHAEEPYRLKLRAVEAKLENTRTRHAEGLTHRSGWDYTDASELVADLRIIRDSLARQRGQLAAKGAVDRTIRVVEAFGLQLATMDVREHSQAHHMALAELYDTSGELDRPYLELSEAERNALLVKELSGHRPLAPKNVELSDRNRKTYNVFNAIAGAQKRFGPQVIESYIVSMTHTAADILAPVILAREAGLIDVARGRADIGFVPLLEGVEELAAADTLIDELLSLPAYREIVTNRGNVQEVMLGYSDSNKESGITASQWSIQVAQRRLRDVAAKHGVHLRLFHGRGGTVGRGGGPTHAAILAQPSGTLDGEIKITEQGEVLSDKYTLPALARENLELTVAASLKATLLHTEPRHQQDVLQRWFGHMDSISADAKNAYRKLTAIDGLSDYFWAVSPTELLGALNIGSRPSKRPNTEAGLEGLRAIPWVFGWTQSRQIVPGWYGVGSGLEAARKAGLGDELREMYGKWHFFSNFISNVEMTLAKTDLDIAADYVDELVPRELHGIFEVIKREHAKTVNEVLEITGGDRLLDSQAQLARTLEVRDRYLAPLHYLQISLLSRYRAEGSTDADADPQLKRALLITVNGIAAGLRNTG; encoded by the coding sequence ATGGATTTTTACGACAGTCAAGCGGCGATCGACGACAAGCAGATGAGGGCCGATATTCGGCGACTGGGTAATCTCCTGGGACAGACCCTGGTACGGCAAGAAGGACCCCAGCTGCTGGAACTGGTGGAGGACGTCCGCTCCCTCGTACGCGCCGACCCCGACGCCGTACAAGCCCGCCTGGCCCGCCTGGACTCGGCGGAGGAAGTCGATCTGGCCCGGGCCTTCTCCATGTACTTTCACCTCGCCAACATCACCGAGCAGGTGCACCGCGCACGCGACATGCGACGCCAACGGCAGGAATCCGGCGGCTGGCTCGCACAGGCGCGAGACGACATCGAAAGCGCCGGACTCGATGCCAAACAAATCGCCGCGGCAGCCGACCGCCTGGAAGTACGCCCCGTCTTCACCGCCCACCCCACCGAAGCGTCGCGCCGCTCGATCCTCACCAAAATGCGTGCCATCGCCGATCTGCTCGACGCCGAGACGGCCGAACGCGCCGTCATCGGCTCCGCCGACTCCGACGAAGTGGACGGACGCCTCGCCGAGGTCATCGACATGCTGTGGCAAACCGACGAACTGCGCGTCGAGCGTCCCGAACCCACCGACGAGGCACGCAACGCCGTCTACTACCTGACCGACCTGTACCGCGATGCGGCCGGTCGAGTCCTGTCGGACCTGTCGACCACCCTGAAGTCGATCGGCGCGCACCCGCGACCCGACTCCGCCCTGCTCTCCTTCGGAACCTGGATCGGCGGCGACCGGGACGGCAATCCCTTCGTCACCCCCGAAGTCACCGAACAGGTTCTCATCATCCAGCATGAACACGGAATCGCCGCCGCCGAAGGAGCCGTGGCCGAACTGGTACGCGAGATATCCGTTTCCGATGCCGTCCGCCCGGCGGCCCGGAACCTCGTAGAATCGGTGGAAGCGGACCTGGACGTCATCGACGTGCCCAAACGCTACCGCCGAGTCCACGCCGAAGAACCGTACCGCCTGAAACTGCGCGCCGTCGAAGCGAAACTGGAAAACACCCGCACCAGGCACGCCGAAGGACTCACCCACCGAAGCGGATGGGACTACACGGACGCCTCCGAACTGGTCGCCGACCTCCGCATCATCCGCGACTCCCTGGCCCGGCAACGTGGTCAACTCGCGGCAAAAGGCGCCGTCGATCGCACCATCCGGGTCGTCGAGGCATTCGGGCTCCAACTAGCCACCATGGACGTACGGGAACACTCCCAAGCGCACCACATGGCGCTCGCCGAACTGTACGACACCTCGGGAGAACTCGACCGCCCCTACCTGGAACTGTCCGAGGCCGAACGCAACGCCCTGCTGGTGAAGGAACTTTCGGGCCACCGGCCCTTGGCCCCCAAAAACGTGGAGCTCAGCGACCGCAACCGCAAGACCTACAACGTCTTCAACGCGATCGCCGGTGCACAGAAGCGGTTCGGCCCTCAGGTCATCGAATCCTATATCGTGTCGATGACACACACGGCCGCCGATATTCTGGCCCCGGTCATTCTGGCGCGCGAAGCCGGATTGATCGACGTGGCCCGCGGGCGAGCCGACATCGGCTTCGTTCCCCTGCTTGAAGGAGTGGAGGAACTCGCCGCGGCCGACACTCTCATCGACGAGTTGCTGAGTCTACCGGCTTATCGAGAGATCGTGACCAATCGCGGCAACGTCCAAGAGGTCATGCTCGGATATTCCGACTCCAATAAGGAATCGGGAATCACCGCCAGCCAGTGGTCCATTCAAGTCGCGCAGCGGCGGCTGCGGGACGTGGCCGCCAAGCACGGGGTTCACCTGCGTCTCTTCCACGGACGTGGAGGAACGGTGGGACGTGGCGGGGGACCGACCCACGCCGCGATCCTGGCACAGCCGTCCGGAACCCTGGACGGCGAAATCAAGATCACCGAACAGGGCGAGGTACTGTCCGATAAGTACACCCTCCCCGCCTTGGCTCGTGAGAACCTGGAACTGACCGTGGCCGCCTCGCTGAAGGCGACCCTCCTGCACACCGAACCGCGGCATCAACAGGACGTCCTGCAACGCTGGTTCGGGCACATGGACTCCATCTCCGCCGACGCCAAGAACGCCTACCGGAAACTGACCGCCATCGACGGGTTGTCGGACTACTTCTGGGCGGTCAGCCCCACCGAACTGCTTGGCGCGCTCAACATCGGATCACGTCCCTCCAAGCGCCCCAACACCGAAGCGGGGTTGGAGGGCCTGCGGGCGATTCCATGGGTATTCGGTTGGACGCAGTCACGCCAGATCGTCCCCGGTTGGTACGGCGTCGGATCCGGACTGGAAGCCGCCCGCAAGGCGGGTCTGGGCGACGAACTGCGGGAAATGTACGGCAAATGGCACTTCTTCTCCAACTTCATCTCCAACGTGGAGATGACCTTGGCCAAAACCGACCTGGACATCGCCGCCGATTACGTCGACGAACTGGTTCCGCGCGAACTGCACGGAATCTTCGAGGTCATCAAGCGCGAACATGCCAAGACGGTTAACGAGGTCCTGGAGATCACCGGAGGCGATCGTCTCCTCGATTCACAGGCGCAATTGGCGCGTACGCTGGAAGTGCGCGATCGCTATCTCGCTCCATTGCACTACCTGCAGATATCCCTGTTGAGTCGCTACCGTGCCGAAGGATCGACCGATGCGGACGCCGATCCGCAACTCAAGCGTGCCCTCTTGATCACGGTGAACGGGATCGCCGCCGGTCTCCGCAACACCGGTTGA
- the cysC gene encoding adenylyl-sulfate kinase, translating into MSDWPADADAYVPSYTPNAVELADVELILTGAYRPLDGFMSVAEARSVLDNGTLLDGRSWPVPVTLDVPSRIADELEEQPESARFVELTDPEGAPVATLHVTDADGLGTEKVRLGGRLRRSGDGSHGVFTAYRNTPEQAKETYSSSRVLAAIVDKPLHRPDLAQLARATRQLGAHLLLIVPTASDMAGSPELPLSTATVMRTVLAAQDRLPSATIMALPLARRANPVRDGLLAARVARAYGATHIMSRPDSIGGGAGVRSMLPREIAYDSRDGQWRSIEDIEPPFRKPGLSDVEVADMLARGFELPEWFTPPAVAEELRRACPPRPERGLVVMFTGLSGSGKSTISRGVYESLLEDGNRTVTLLDGDVVRRHLSAGLGFSKADRSMNIRRIGFVAAEIGRHGGIALAAPIAPYDADRLAAQAMAKQAGADFLLIHVNTPLEVCEERDRKGLYAKARAGQLKEFTGISDPYEEPAAADLHIDTSDITVGEATEQVLELMTDGGWLESSGFKLD; encoded by the coding sequence ATGTCAGATTGGCCCGCAGACGCCGATGCCTATGTCCCCAGCTACACCCCGAATGCGGTCGAATTGGCCGACGTTGAGTTGATTCTGACGGGTGCCTATCGACCTCTGGACGGTTTCATGTCCGTTGCGGAGGCGCGTTCGGTCTTGGACAACGGGACGTTGTTGGACGGTCGGTCCTGGCCGGTTCCCGTCACCCTGGATGTTCCCTCGCGTATCGCCGACGAATTGGAGGAGCAACCGGAGTCGGCACGGTTTGTGGAGTTGACCGACCCGGAGGGCGCTCCGGTGGCGACGCTGCACGTCACCGACGCCGACGGCTTGGGAACCGAAAAGGTGCGGTTGGGTGGACGACTCCGACGTAGCGGGGACGGTTCGCACGGCGTGTTCACCGCTTACCGCAACACCCCCGAACAGGCTAAGGAGACCTATTCGTCCTCGCGTGTCTTGGCCGCGATCGTTGATAAGCCTCTGCATCGGCCCGACCTCGCTCAATTGGCTCGGGCCACGCGACAGCTGGGAGCTCATCTTCTGTTGATCGTGCCGACCGCGAGTGATATGGCCGGTAGCCCGGAACTGCCGCTGTCCACCGCCACGGTCATGCGCACGGTGTTGGCGGCTCAGGATCGCTTGCCGTCGGCCACGATCATGGCATTGCCGTTGGCTCGACGTGCCAACCCCGTGCGTGACGGGTTGTTGGCCGCCCGCGTGGCGCGCGCGTACGGGGCGACGCACATTATGAGTCGCCCTGATTCCATTGGCGGCGGGGCGGGGGTCCGTTCGATGTTGCCCCGTGAGATCGCCTACGACTCGCGTGACGGGCAGTGGAGGTCGATCGAGGACATCGAGCCGCCCTTCCGCAAGCCGGGGTTGAGCGACGTGGAGGTCGCCGACATGCTGGCGCGCGGATTTGAGCTACCCGAATGGTTTACTCCTCCGGCCGTGGCCGAGGAGCTACGACGTGCGTGTCCGCCCCGACCGGAACGCGGTCTGGTCGTCATGTTCACCGGCCTGTCCGGTTCCGGGAAGTCCACGATCTCCCGTGGGGTGTACGAATCACTCCTGGAGGACGGCAATCGGACGGTGACACTGTTGGACGGAGACGTCGTACGACGCCATCTGTCCGCTGGACTGGGTTTTTCCAAAGCGGACCGTTCCATGAACATTCGGCGTATTGGATTCGTCGCGGCTGAGATCGGGCGCCACGGCGGTATCGCCTTGGCGGCACCGATCGCTCCGTACGATGCCGACCGCTTGGCCGCTCAGGCCATGGCCAAGCAAGCGGGCGCGGACTTTCTTCTCATACACGTCAACACGCCTCTGGAGGTCTGCGAAGAACGCGACCGCAAGGGGCTGTATGCCAAGGCCCGCGCCGGGCAGTTGAAGGAATTCACCGGGATCTCAGACCCGTACGAGGAGCCCGCCGCGGCCGACCTCCACATCGACACCAGTGATATTACCGTCGGTGAGGCTACCGAACAGGTGTTGGAGTTGATGACCGACGGCGGCTGGCTCGAATCGAGCGGATTCAAACTGGACTGA
- a CDS encoding vitamin K epoxide reductase family protein, which yields MRDSHDPSTPTDDGLTAGSAPGPISVKGQRTTGWVLFLAGIVGLLGAFSLAYEKFLVLDDPDHSISCDINPVLSCGSVMATPQASLFGFPNPLIGLMAFPFVIFTGVLFASRVRLPRFVTLLFNLGTLGGMVFIGWLTVQSIFVIEVLCPYCMVVWAATIPTFWFATVYSLRSGALPVGRNWRAAVDDVLKFHWVGLALLYLIPVALILMVFGDRLFA from the coding sequence ATGCGAGATTCACACGACCCGTCGACCCCGACCGACGACGGACTGACCGCCGGATCGGCACCCGGACCCATCTCGGTGAAGGGGCAACGCACGACCGGTTGGGTGCTTTTCCTGGCCGGAATCGTCGGCCTTCTGGGTGCCTTCAGCCTTGCCTACGAGAAATTCCTCGTACTGGACGATCCCGACCACTCCATCAGTTGCGACATCAACCCGGTACTGTCCTGTGGCTCGGTCATGGCCACCCCGCAGGCGTCGCTTTTCGGCTTCCCCAACCCCCTGATCGGCCTGATGGCCTTTCCTTTCGTGATTTTCACCGGCGTTCTGTTCGCCTCCCGCGTGCGTCTGCCACGTTTCGTCACCCTGCTGTTCAACCTCGGCACCCTGGGCGGGATGGTCTTCATCGGCTGGTTGACGGTGCAGTCGATCTTCGTGATCGAAGTGCTGTGCCCTTATTGCATGGTGGTATGGGCGGCGACGATTCCGACCTTCTGGTTCGCCACCGTCTACAGCCTGAGGTCGGGTGCGTTGCCCGTGGGGCGGAACTGGCGTGCGGCGGTCGACGACGTATTGAAGTTCCACTGGGTCGGGCTGGCTCTGCTGTACCTGATCCCGGTGGCACTGATACTGATGGTTTTTGGGGACCGTCTTTTCGCCTAA
- a CDS encoding SDR family NAD(P)-dependent oxidoreductase — protein sequence MNSPRSQSHNDVITLPVAGAGVSNAADNEHGPDEEPTARLRDLDSLIGKTALVTGAGADDGIGMAIATRLRLAGARLALVSTTKRIHERANELDAVGFVADLTDEAEVAGLGDAVTEGLGEVDIVVNNAGMTSKTAPAVTKPVAQLGFDDWEAEITRNLHSTFLVSRYFVQSMAESGWGRIVNVSATAGVSSVMPAEAAYASAKAGVAGLTRALATEVVADGVTVNAVAPGLIHTGSSTVPELQRGVDSPLGRPGTPEEVAAAVAFFCSPSASYVTGQTLVVDGGNGIRA from the coding sequence ATGAACAGTCCACGGTCACAGTCGCACAATGACGTCATCACCCTCCCCGTCGCCGGCGCGGGCGTATCGAACGCCGCCGACAATGAGCACGGTCCCGATGAAGAACCCACCGCACGGCTCCGTGACCTGGACTCGCTGATCGGCAAAACGGCCCTGGTGACCGGGGCGGGTGCCGACGACGGAATCGGAATGGCCATCGCCACCCGTCTGCGCCTGGCCGGGGCTCGGTTGGCTCTCGTCTCCACCACCAAACGCATCCATGAACGTGCCAATGAACTCGACGCGGTCGGTTTCGTGGCCGATCTGACCGACGAAGCCGAAGTGGCCGGGCTCGGCGACGCGGTTACCGAAGGGCTCGGCGAGGTCGACATCGTGGTCAACAACGCCGGAATGACGTCCAAAACCGCACCGGCCGTCACCAAACCGGTGGCACAGTTGGGGTTCGACGACTGGGAAGCCGAGATCACCCGGAACCTGCACAGTACATTCCTGGTCAGCCGGTATTTCGTACAGAGTATGGCGGAATCCGGATGGGGACGCATCGTCAACGTCTCCGCCACCGCCGGAGTCTCCAGTGTCATGCCCGCCGAAGCGGCCTACGCCTCGGCCAAGGCCGGCGTGGCGGGATTGACGCGTGCGCTTGCCACCGAGGTCGTCGCCGACGGGGTGACGGTGAACGCCGTCGCGCCCGGTTTGATCCACACCGGTTCGTCGACGGTGCCCGAGCTGCAGCGCGGAGTGGACTCTCCCCTCGGACGCCCCGGCACGCCCGAGGAGGTGGCTGCCGCCGTGGCCTTCTTCTGCAGTCCATCGGCCTCGTACGTCACGGGTCAGACGCTCGTGGTCGACGGCGGCAACGGTATTCGGGCCTGA
- the amrA gene encoding AmmeMemoRadiSam system protein A, whose translation MNCDFGNVVVDVARRAIETGFTAQPPRPAELIATRVPDSTRRRFDEPGAVFVTISDSEGRLRGCIGSLRARRRLGDDIVHNARRAAEDPRLPAVTPEEFDRLVVSVAVLSTPTVLDVSTFAALLRHLSPGVDGLTLLDTTGKRATFLPSVWKTLPNRTAFVRALLRKGGWDVTAPEAELESYPWPEGMTAERYTTTSFAESRRQ comes from the coding sequence ATGAATTGTGATTTTGGTAATGTCGTGGTCGATGTGGCGCGACGAGCCATCGAAACCGGCTTCACCGCACAACCTCCCCGACCTGCCGAGCTCATCGCGACACGCGTGCCTGACTCGACCCGCCGGCGCTTCGACGAACCCGGCGCGGTATTCGTCACAATCTCCGATTCCGAAGGGCGTCTACGCGGCTGCATCGGGTCGCTGCGTGCGCGGCGGCGGCTGGGCGACGACATTGTCCACAACGCCCGGAGGGCCGCTGAAGATCCGCGTCTTCCAGCGGTAACACCGGAGGAATTCGACCGGCTCGTGGTGAGTGTGGCGGTGCTGTCGACTCCGACCGTTCTGGACGTGTCGACCTTCGCGGCACTCCTGCGACACCTGTCTCCGGGAGTGGACGGGCTGACTCTGCTCGACACCACCGGAAAACGGGCCACGTTTCTACCGTCGGTGTGGAAGACCCTGCCGAATCGAACGGCGTTCGTCCGAGCTCTCCTGCGTAAAGGCGGGTGGGACGTCACCGCACCCGAGGCGGAACTGGAGTCTTATCCCTGGCCAGAGGGCATGACAGCGGAACGCTACACGACGACGTCCTTTGCCGAAAGCCGTCGGCAGTGA